Proteins encoded in a region of the Zea mays cultivar B73 chromosome 2, Zm-B73-REFERENCE-NAM-5.0, whole genome shotgun sequence genome:
- the LOC103647110 gene encoding BTB/POZ domain and ankyrin repeat-containing protein NH5.1, producing the protein MSSEDSVKSLSLDYLNLLINGQAFSDVAFSVEGRLVHAHRCVLAARSLFFRKLFCGLDPNYQPPTPTLGSSSSGARAPELVIPVSSIRYEVLVLVLQFLYSGQASVAAPKSGPLPGCGARGCWHTSCGAAVDLALDTLAAARSFGVEQLALLVQKQLEAMAKEASVDDVMKVLMASRKFEMQELWATCSHLVARSGLSADLLAKHLPIDVVAKIEEIRAAANKSPVCAVSGGGGPRSPFLLTHHYLPVNGASASASASEAERDHRVRRMRRALDAADIELVKLMVMGEGLDLDAALAVHYAVQHCGRDVVKALLELGAADVNSRAGPAGKTALHLAAEMVSPDMVSVLLDHHADPSARTLDGVTPLDVLRGLTSEFLFRGAVPGLTHIEPNKLRLCLELVQSAVMVTTRDDDAGAGGGGSDAADDSLVSLTMNSTLMYQGQEMAAAVAGEARKGSSGGGRGSPSNLYFPTAFP; encoded by the exons ATGAGCTCGGAGGACTCGGTGAAGTCGCTGTCGCTGGACTACCTGAACCTGCTGATCAACGGGCAGGCCTTCAGCGACGTGGCCTTCAGCGTGGAGGGGCGGCTGGTGCACGCGCACCGCTGCGTGCTGGCCGCGCGCAGCCTCTTCTTCCGCAAGCTGTTCTGCGGCCTGGACCCGAACTACCAGCCGCCGACGCCGACGCTGGGCTCGTCGTCCTCCGGCGCCCGCGCGCCGGAGCTCGTCATCCCCGTCAGCTCCATCCGCTACgaggtgctggtgctggtgctccaGTTCCTCTACAGCGGCCAGGCCTCCGTGGCCGCCCCCAAGAGCGGGCCGCTACCGGGCTGCGGCGCCAGGGGCTGCTGGCACACCAGCTGCGGCGCCGCCGTCGACCTCGCCCTCGACaccctcgccgccgcccgctccttcGGCGTCGAGCAGCTGGCCCTCCTCGTCCAG AAGCAGCTGGAGGCCATGGCGAAGGAGGCGTCCGTGGACGACGTGATGAAGGTGCTGATGGCGTCGCGCAAGTTCGAGATGCAGGAGCTCTGGGCCACCTGCTCGCACCTGGTGGCGCGCTCGGGCCTCTCCGCCGACCTCCTCGCCAAGCACCTCCCCATCGACGTGGTGGCCAAGATCGAGGAGATCCGCGCCGCCGCCAATAAGTCCCCCGTGTGCGCCGTCTCCGGCGGCGGCGGGCCGCGCTCGCCGTTCCTCCTCACCCACCACTACCTCCCCGTCAACGgcgcgtcggcgtcggcgtcggcgtcggaGGCCGAGCGCGACCACAGGGTCCGGCGCATGCGGCGCGCGCTGGACGCCGCCGACATCGAGCTGGTGAAGCTGATGGTGATGGGCGAGGGGCTGGACCTGGACGCGGCGCTGGCCGTGCACTACGCCGTGCAGCACTGCGGCCGCGACGTCGTCAAGGCGCTGCTGGAGCTGGGCGCCGCCGACGTCAACTCCCGCGCCGGGCCCGCGGGGAAGACGGCGCTGCACCTGGCGGCCGAGATGGTGTCCCCCGACATGGTGTCCGTGCTCCTCGACCACCACGCCGACCCCAGCGCCCGGACGCTGGACGGCGTCACCCCGCTCGACGTGCTCCGCGGCCTCACCTCCGAGTTCCTCTTCAGGGGCGCCGTGCCGGGGCTCACGCACATCGAGCCCAACAAGCTCAGGCTCTGCCTCGAGCTCGTGCAGTCCGCGGTGATGGTGACCACGCGCGACGACGACGCCGGGGCAGGGGGAGGAGGAAGCGATGCCGCCGACGACAGCTTGGTGAGCCTCACCATGAATTCCACGCTCATGTACCAGGGCCAGGAGATGGCGGCAGCGGTGGCCGGCGAGGCCAGGAAA